The following nucleotide sequence is from Synechococcus sp. KORDI-52.
ACTGGTTTCCACACTGGCGGCAAGGGACGTCTGAATCCCAAGACTCAGATCAAACCCCGTGAGACTGAGTCGGTTGCTGCCGGCATCGGCAGTGAGCAACACATTGGCCAACACTGGATGGGTGGGGCGTGTGGCAACGGCACGACTCACCAGCTGCAAAGCGCCATTCAGTTCGGACTGTGAACAGACCACCTTCATCGTCCTGGAGACCTGAGTGCGCTGAGGTGTCCCACGGTTTCACAGGCTGAGGGGAAGTGCAATGGCCAGGGCAACGGGATTCTCTGTCGGCTGTTTGGTTCTTATGGATTTAAAAAAGAAACAACAAAAACAGCCGTCGTAGGGCCTGGGGAAACGGGGAAAAGCTGCCTTGAAACCAGTGCTCAAAGGAGTTTTTTGCCCTACACGGCTGAGGAGAATTTTTTACAGAATGGGGAACGTCACCTGTTTTTCCACCTCTTCACAGCAAGTGGAAAACCGGAGGCTCGAGAGAGTCGGATCTTTTCGTTGGTTTTCCACAGTGTGTTGGGGCGGTTCTGGCTTGTCTTCCGCAGCCGCTTTGTAGGTTGGTTTGCCGCAATGGCCACAAAAAAGCCCCCATAAGGGGGCTGAAGCGCGTTGATGGAGGGCGGTGTCAGAAGCCCATCACGTTGGCGACGGTGCCCAGATCGGGATTGAGATCGGTGTGGAAGGCGGCATCGTTGTTGCTGATGGCGCAGTCGGGATCCTTCAGGCCGTTACCGGTCAGAACGCAGACCACCGTGGCGCCGGCCGGTACTTCATCTTTTCGTTTAAGCAGGCCTGCCACAGAGGCAGCGCTGGCGGGCTCGCAGAAGATTCCCTCCTGGCCGCCCAGGAGTTTGTAGGCCGCGATGATCTCCGAATCGGTCACATCCAGGAACGCACCGTTGCTGGCTTCCCGTGCTGCCAGGGCCTTGGCTCGGTTGACCGGGTTGCCGATGCGGATGGCTGTGGCGATGGTTTCGGGATCCGCCACCGTGGTGTTGTTCACCAGAGGGGCTGATCCGCTGGCCTGGAAACCCATCATTTTCGGCAGGATCCGGCTCCGGCCGGCCTGCTGATATTCCTGAAAACCCATCCAATAGGCGGTGATGTTCCCCGCGTTGCCCATGGGAATGCACAGCCAGTCGGGGGCGTCTCCGAGGGCATCCACGATTTCGAAGGCTGCCGTCTTCTGTCCCTGCAGCCTGTAGGGATTCACCGAGTTCACCAGGGTGACCGGATACTTTTCCGCCGCTTCGCGAACGATGTCGAGGGCACGGTCGAAGTTGCCGCGGATCGCCAAGACCTCAGCGCCGTAGACCAGAGCTTGAGCCAGTTTTCCCTGGGCGACATAGCCATCAGGGATCAAGACGAAGGCCCGCATCCCTCCTCGGCGGGCGTAGGCCGCTGCTGCAGCACTGGTGTTGCCTGTGCTGGCACAGATCACCGCTTCACAACCGGCTTCCTTTGCTTTGCTGATCGCCATGGTCATGCCCCGGTCCTTGAAGGATCCCGTGGGATTGAGGCCGTCGTATTTCACGAACACCTTCACACCCTTGCCGATCTGGTCCGCGATTGATGGAACGGGAATCAGAGGGGTGGCTCCCTCGCGCAGGCTGATCACCGGCGTTGCATCGGTGACGGGAAGCCAGCTGCGGTAGGCCTCAATCAGTCCTGGCCAGTCCTGCATCACAGGGGTGGCACTAAAACGCCGACGGAGGTTCTGAAACAGGGACACCGGCTGGGATGGGGGGATTTCCGAAATCTAGGCGGCGTCCGTTCGGGGCTTGATCAGGGTTGTGCTTCCTTCAATCCGTCCAAAGGGGAGTCGGAGAAAAACTGCACCAGGCCGGCGATCGATTCAGCTTTTTCGATCACCCCAAACAGAGCAGGCAGATTCACCGCCAACACGGCATTGGGATAGCTCTTCAGAAAGCTCACTGCTGTGAGGCCATCTTCACTTTGCAATCCATTGATCACGCCCGCACGGATCGCTGGGACACTGACCTCTGGTTCCGGTGAGTGGATCGGATAAATGATGCGTGCAGTACGACGCAGGATGGCTTCACCGATCCGTGTGTTGATCAGACGGCTGGTGAGCACCAGGGGAAGCTCAAGTTTTTGATTGAGCATCTGCGAAACCTCTTGAGGGTTCTGCCCGGACAGCTCAAGCAGATTGCCCAGCAGTCCAATGCCTTCCCCGGTTTCGGCCAGGTGCTCAAATTCCTTGACCGGTATCGAGCGACGGAAAGCACCGCTTACGAGGGCCACATCGGTGGCGGCGTGCAGGGGTTGCATGATGCTGCTCCAACCGATTCCAAGCCCTGCGGCCAAGGCCACCAGTGAGGAACGGGTGAAAGGCCTGCGAAGCATCACGCTGTTGATGTTGTGGGGAACTTAGGCAGGAACGCCAGCAGCGACCCGCACCAGGCGGACAACTCCACGTTCGGCCAGCCCCTGAGCCACCTGGAATCCCATCCGTCGGGTGTCCGGTTCGTTCAGAACCCTTGGCATTCTTCGAAGTAGAAGCTCGGGTGTGAACCCCGGCAAGGATTGCAACACCTGAATCAACTCGCGCACCGGCTCCAGTTGCATCAGCGGATCGGAGAGCCCTGGAGCTGTTTGAGCGATGGAGGAGGGTTGCAGTCGTTTGGGCAAGCGTCGGCCCAGACGTTGCATCGTGGACCACCCCAGGGCATCCAGTCGGTCCACGGTGGCGGACACCAATTGATCCCTCAGGAGCCCTGCCTTGGGTGAGAACAGGAAGTCGAGCAGTTGGTCCAGAAGGGACTCCAGGTCCAGCTGGGCCTGACTCGCAGCACTGGAGACCAGATTTTCAAGACGGGTCCAACGGAAGGCGTCCCCGTCGAACAGCATCTCTTTGAGGCTCTGACGCAGTTGTGGATCGGGATCCTCCATCAGCCTCCGGGCGAAGTAGGGGTAGGCGGCGCCGAGGATCTTGAAGTTCGGATCCACACTCAGGGCGATGCCTTCGAGGGTGACCAGCGACCGAATGATCAGGGCGTAGTAGGGCGGGACCCGGAAGGGGAATTTGTACATCACACCGGACATGTCGTCGGTGACCGCTTTGAAATCCATCCGGTTGACGCCGGCTTCCAAGGCTTGGCTGAAGACCTTCTCAAAGGCCGGAACAATCGGTTCCAGGTTTACGTCTTCCGCCAGGAAACCCAGGGTGACGAAGTCTTTGGAGAGCTTTCCGAAGTTCCGATTCACCAGATGGACGACGGCCTGAATCAAGCCGGTGCGCGACTCGCGGCTGACTTCGCTCATCATCCCGAAGTCGAGATAACAAAGACGACCGTCCTCCAAAGCCAGGAGATTGCCGGGGTGGGGATCGGCATGGAAGAAGCCATGCTCCAGCAACTGTTGAAGGCTGCAGTTCACGCCCACCTCCACCATGTCGTCCGGATCCACGCCGAGCTCCCGAACCGCATCCAGGTTGGTGAGCTTGACGCCGTCGATCCACTCCATTGTCAGCACGCGGCGGCTGGTGGCGTTGCGGTAGATCGTTGGAACAGCGATCCGAGGGTTGTGTTGATGCAGCTCAGCAAAGGTCTCGGCATTTGAGGCCTCGTTGAGGTAGTCCATCTCTTCGAACACCCGTCGCCCCAGCTCGTCGATCAAAGCGACGAGGTCGCTGCGGATCAGGCCGATGTTGCTGTTCAGCCAGGCGGCGATGTTGCGCACGATGTACAGATCCAGGGTGATCTGCTCACGCAGCCCCGGGCGCTGCACTTTCACCGCCACCTTGGCGCCGCCTTTGAGGGTTCCTTTGTGGACTTGACCCAGGGAGGCGGCTGAAATCGGATCCCGGTCCAGCTGTTCGAAAATCTCGTCGACCGGTGCACCCAGGTCCTCTTCGATGCAAGCCATGGCCAGGCCACTGTCGAAGCCGGGCAGTTGGTCCTGCAGCTGGGCCAGTTCCTCCAGCAGCAATGGGGGGACGATGTCCGGCCGGGTGGAGAGCGCCTGGCCGGCCTTGATGAACGCAGGGCCGAGATCCACCAGCAGTTCAGCGCATTCGCGCGCTCGCCCCCGGGCCCGTTCCTCATCCTTGAGCAACTGGAAGATCCAGTCGAAGGCG
It contains:
- the thrC gene encoding threonine synthase, with translation MQDWPGLIEAYRSWLPVTDATPVISLREGATPLIPVPSIADQIGKGVKVFVKYDGLNPTGSFKDRGMTMAISKAKEAGCEAVICASTGNTSAAAAAYARRGGMRAFVLIPDGYVAQGKLAQALVYGAEVLAIRGNFDRALDIVREAAEKYPVTLVNSVNPYRLQGQKTAAFEIVDALGDAPDWLCIPMGNAGNITAYWMGFQEYQQAGRSRILPKMMGFQASGSAPLVNNTTVADPETIATAIRIGNPVNRAKALAAREASNGAFLDVTDSEIIAAYKLLGGQEGIFCEPASAASVAGLLKRKDEVPAGATVVCVLTGNGLKDPDCAISNNDAAFHTDLNPDLGTVANVMGF
- a CDS encoding alpha/beta hydrolase, whose protein sequence is MLRRPFTRSSLVALAAGLGIGWSSIMQPLHAATDVALVSGAFRRSIPVKEFEHLAETGEGIGLLGNLLELSGQNPQEVSQMLNQKLELPLVLTSRLINTRIGEAILRRTARIIYPIHSPEPEVSVPAIRAGVINGLQSEDGLTAVSFLKSYPNAVLAVNLPALFGVIEKAESIAGLVQFFSDSPLDGLKEAQP
- a CDS encoding AarF/ABC1/UbiB kinase family protein, whose translation is MAQELGDFIEAAGLLEYDPAAITRIYAGHPQRLIRRLWQTLVPIGLLLLGVAFDWIFQLLKDEERARGRARECAELLVDLGPAFIKAGQALSTRPDIVPPLLLEELAQLQDQLPGFDSGLAMACIEEDLGAPVDEIFEQLDRDPISAASLGQVHKGTLKGGAKVAVKVQRPGLREQITLDLYIVRNIAAWLNSNIGLIRSDLVALIDELGRRVFEEMDYLNEASNAETFAELHQHNPRIAVPTIYRNATSRRVLTMEWIDGVKLTNLDAVRELGVDPDDMVEVGVNCSLQQLLEHGFFHADPHPGNLLALEDGRLCYLDFGMMSEVSRESRTGLIQAVVHLVNRNFGKLSKDFVTLGFLAEDVNLEPIVPAFEKVFSQALEAGVNRMDFKAVTDDMSGVMYKFPFRVPPYYALIIRSLVTLEGIALSVDPNFKILGAAYPYFARRLMEDPDPQLRQSLKEMLFDGDAFRWTRLENLVSSAASQAQLDLESLLDQLLDFLFSPKAGLLRDQLVSATVDRLDALGWSTMQRLGRRLPKRLQPSSIAQTAPGLSDPLMQLEPVRELIQVLQSLPGFTPELLLRRMPRVLNEPDTRRMGFQVAQGLAERGVVRLVRVAAGVPA